The following coding sequences are from one Canis lupus dingo isolate Sandy chromosome 21, ASM325472v2, whole genome shotgun sequence window:
- the LOC112667907 gene encoding olfactory receptor 52H1-like gives MPTSTTLAMYNLSSYNTGDFTLLGIPGLEQYHVWISIPFCFIYLMAIVGNSILLYLIAMERSLHTPMFFFLSMLAITDVILSTTCVPKTLTVFWLGPQKISFPGCLTQLFFLHSSFVLDSAILLAMAFDRYVAICSPLRYTTILTPRTITKIAVGISCRSFCIILPVIFLLTRLPFCRTRIIPHTYCEHIGVARLACADISINIWYGFCVPIMTVISDVILIAVSYTLILCAVFRLPSRDARQKALGTCGSHVCVILMFYTPAFFSILAHRFGHNVSRTFHIMFANLYIVIPPALNPIVYGVKTKQIRDKVILLFSTKGSE, from the exons ATGCCCACCTCT ACCACCCTGGCCATGTACAACCTGAGTAGCTACAACACAGGTGACTTCACCCTCTTGGGCATCCCTGGCCTTGAGCAGTACCACGTCTGGATCAGCATCCCCTTCTGCTTTATCTATCTCATGGCCATTGTGGGCAACAGTATCCTTCTCTACCTCATTGCCATGGAGCGGAGTCTTCACACACccatgttctttttcctttccatgctAGCCATTACAGATGTGATCTTGTCTACCACATGTGTCCCCAAAACCCTTACCGTCTTCTGGCTTGGTCCCCAGAAAATCAGTTTTCCTGGTTGCCTCACCCAGTTATTCTTTCTGCACAGTAGCTTTGTCCTGGACTCAGCTATACTCCTGGCCATGGCATTTgatcgctatgtggccatctgctcCCCTCTGAGATACACCACTATTCTGACCCCCAGGACCATCACCAAGATTGCAGTGGGCATCTCCTGTCGAAGCTTCTGCATCATCCTGCCAGTTATATTCTTGCTTACACGCTTGCCTTTCTGCAGGACACGCATCATACCACACACATACTGTGAGCACATAGGTGTGGCCCGGCTCGCCTGTGCTGACATCTCCATCAACATCTGGTATGGCTTTTGTGTTCCCATCATGACAGTCATCTCAGATGTGATTCTCATTGCCGTTTCTTACACCCTCATTCTCTGTGCGGTCTTCCGCTTGCCCTCCCGAGATGCCCGCCAGAAGGCCCTTGGCACATGTGGTTCCCATGTCTGTGTCATCCTCATGTTTTATACACCTGCCTTTTTCTCCATCCTTGCTCATCGTTTTGGACACAATGTCTCCCGCACTTTCCACATCATGTTTGCCAACCTCTACATTGTTATTCCACCTGCACTCAACCCCATTGTCTATGGAGTGAAGACCAAGCAGATCAGAGATAAGGTCATCCTTTTGTTTTCTACCAAGGGTTCAGAATGA